A single genomic interval of Roseofilum reptotaenium CS-1145 harbors:
- a CDS encoding type II toxin-antitoxin system PemK/MazF family toxin yields the protein MPNGHLTYKRGEIWWVDLHPVVGHETDKKRPCLILQNDIGNQNGATTIVAPLLPGARTYPFVVNVTPTAKNGLDNDRHINLSQMRAVDAQRIKNKQGDLEEIYWEEIEKAVCIELGFSLAFRSL from the coding sequence ATGCCTAACGGACACTTAACCTACAAGCGAGGGGAGATATGGTGGGTCGATCTACACCCTGTTGTTGGTCATGAGACTGATAAAAAGCGACCTTGTCTGATTTTGCAAAATGATATTGGCAACCAAAATGGGGCAACGACAATAGTTGCTCCATTGTTGCCTGGGGCAAGGACTTATCCGTTTGTTGTGAATGTTACACCGACTGCCAAGAATGGATTAGATAACGATCGACACATCAACTTAAGTCAAATGAGAGCTGTGGATGCCCAGAGAATTAAAAATAAACAGGGTGATTTAGAGGAGATTTACTGGGAAGAGATTGAGAAAGCAGTATGTATTGAGCTTGGTTTTAGTTTAGCATTTAGGTCTTTGTAG
- a CDS encoding LysR family transcriptional regulator: protein MAFLERSHLEIVRAVELHGTMTAAANALHLTQSALSHSMRKLEDRIGVKLWYREGRSLRLTPAGTHLLATANRLIPQFVHTEEQLGQFARGERGTLRIGMECYPCYQWLQKIIAPYLRAWPLVDFEVKQKFQFGGIGALFDREIDLLVTPDPLQKKSLHFEPVFDYEQVLVVSSDHPLVEKDHVMPRQLGEEVLFTYPVSRDRLDIYTGFLAPAGRTVRKQKVVESTDIMLQMVACGRGVAALPRWLVEEFSEKYPVRAVRLGSRGIQKQIFLGVRRTDLEVDYLNAFMELARNYSEHP from the coding sequence ATGGCATTTCTCGAACGCAGCCACCTTGAGATCGTCCGCGCAGTTGAACTGCATGGGACTATGACCGCCGCCGCAAATGCGCTACACCTGACACAATCGGCCCTGAGCCACAGTATGCGTAAGCTCGAAGATCGGATAGGGGTAAAGCTTTGGTATCGGGAAGGACGCAGCCTTCGCCTCACTCCGGCGGGAACCCACTTGCTGGCCACGGCTAACCGCCTGATTCCGCAGTTCGTCCACACAGAAGAACAATTAGGACAGTTCGCTCGTGGCGAGCGGGGAACCTTACGAATTGGTATGGAGTGCTACCCCTGCTATCAGTGGCTACAGAAAATCATCGCCCCCTACTTGCGCGCCTGGCCGTTGGTGGATTTTGAGGTCAAACAGAAGTTTCAATTCGGGGGAATTGGGGCACTCTTCGATCGCGAGATCGACTTGTTGGTGACACCCGATCCACTGCAAAAAAAGTCACTGCATTTTGAGCCAGTCTTTGACTACGAGCAGGTTCTGGTGGTCTCTTCGGATCATCCACTGGTCGAGAAGGATCACGTCATGCCCCGGCAGCTTGGCGAGGAAGTACTTTTTACCTATCCGGTTTCTCGCGATCGCCTAGATATCTACACCGGCTTCCTCGCTCCCGCGGGCAGGACAGTCAGAAAACAGAAAGTGGTCGAGAGTACGGACATCATGCTGCAAATGGTTGCCTGCGGACGCGGAGTGGCGGCTCTACCCCGCTGGCTGGTCGAGGAATTCTCTGAAAAATATCCTGTGCGTGCAGTGCGACTAGGTTCCAGGGGTATCCAAAAGCAAATCTTCTTGGGTGTCCGTCGCACCGATCTCGAAGTTGATTATCTCAATGCATTTATGGAACTGGCTCGTAATTACAGTGAGCATCCTTGA
- a CDS encoding DUF1993 domain-containing protein has product MPSQNIDSIKTIFQSRLTTLEHLLKSASDHFSGSESFLHKRIATDMLPFSTQVAFTCNQPRNFALWCEGKPMDNLDPDVISLAQAYEHIANTQRLVSGINVEDQKLSELARIDLNEGRYIELSGDAYVNDFLMPNFYFHLVTAYDILRMAGVPIGKQNYMMHLVPLIKLPSQ; this is encoded by the coding sequence ATGCCTAGTCAGAATATAGATTCGATCAAAACGATCTTCCAAAGTCGCCTAACCACTCTCGAACACCTCCTAAAGTCAGCATCGGATCATTTTAGTGGCAGTGAGTCGTTTCTTCACAAGCGGATTGCAACGGATATGCTTCCCTTCAGTACACAAGTTGCTTTCACCTGCAATCAACCCCGGAACTTTGCCTTATGGTGTGAGGGCAAACCGATGGATAATCTCGATCCAGACGTTATCTCTCTGGCACAGGCATACGAACATATAGCAAATACCCAGAGACTTGTTTCTGGCATTAACGTTGAAGATCAAAAGCTAAGTGAGTTGGCGCGCATCGATCTCAATGAGGGTCGTTACATCGAGCTGTCGGGTGATGCCTATGTGAACGACTTTCTCATGCCAAACTTTTACTTTCATCTGGTGACAGCTTACGATATTCTTCGCATGGCTGGTGTACCCATTGGCAAGCAGAATTACATGATGCACTTAGTTCCACTGATCAAGTTGCCAAGCCAGTAG
- the metE gene encoding 5-methyltetrahydropteroyltriglutamate--homocysteine S-methyltransferase, producing MSNSHKTPIKTHSLGYPRIGAKRELKKATEAYWKGNLPLSELIATGKTLRETNWKKQQAAGIDLIPVNDFSFYDQILDMSCLLGNVPSRFQWQGGQTDINTVFTIARGTEGGASLVEDEKDCQINKISTFASEMTKWFDTNYHFIVPEFRADTKFSLSSTKVFDEFAEAKELGMNGKPVLIGPVTYLSLGKVLDSSNPDFDPLTLLNRLLCIYEEIINKLAAAGAQWIQLDEPIVSTDLSDLQRDALKAAYDRLSKAKGSAKLLVTTYFGGVRDNLDNYLALPVDALHFDFVRGSEDIDAVLATFPENKILSAGIVEGRNIWKNNYDASLEVLKKAKAAVGADRLWVAPSCSLMHSPVTLQNEQKLDDELKSWLAFADEKLTEVSELRQLLDQVGTVEKALEANRAAAASRKSSKRIHNDAVQKRLAAVKPSDFDRASTFVERQPKQHAKLNLPEFPTTTIGSFPQTKEVRYARAQWKKGKLSDADYDQFLKDEIAKCVAFQDEIGVDMPVHGEFERNDMVEYFGENLEGFAFTSTGWVQSFGTRYVKPPIIFGDVNRPNPMTVYWSEYAQSLTDRPMKGMLTGPVTILQWSFVRDDQPRSVTTHQIALAIRDEVVDLEAAGIAAIQIDEPAFREGLPLRHSEWDNYLDWAVKAFHLSACGVKDDTQIHTHMCYSEFNDIIDSIAAMDADVITIETSRSNMELLDAFVDFKYPNEIGPGVYDIHSPRVPPTNEMSNLMSKAEAVIPRKNLWVNPDCGLKTRQWSEVKPSLINMVETASKLRATASK from the coding sequence ATGAGTAACAGCCATAAGACCCCTATCAAAACACATTCGCTGGGATACCCTCGTATTGGAGCCAAGCGTGAATTAAAAAAGGCTACGGAAGCTTATTGGAAAGGCAACCTACCTCTTTCCGAGCTGATTGCCACGGGCAAGACCTTGCGCGAAACCAATTGGAAAAAGCAGCAGGCCGCCGGAATCGATCTGATCCCGGTCAACGACTTCTCCTTTTACGACCAAATACTCGACATGAGCTGCCTGCTTGGCAATGTGCCGTCGCGCTTCCAGTGGCAAGGCGGGCAGACGGATATCAACACCGTTTTCACCATCGCTCGTGGTACGGAGGGCGGCGCTTCTTTGGTTGAAGACGAGAAGGACTGCCAAATCAACAAAATTTCCACTTTCGCCAGCGAGATGACCAAGTGGTTCGATACGAATTACCACTTCATCGTGCCTGAGTTTCGGGCGGACACGAAGTTTTCCCTGAGCAGCACCAAAGTCTTCGATGAGTTCGCGGAAGCTAAGGAGCTGGGGATGAATGGGAAGCCGGTACTCATTGGCCCCGTAACTTACCTCTCCCTAGGCAAGGTACTCGATTCTAGCAACCCAGATTTCGATCCGTTGACTCTCCTCAATCGCCTTCTCTGCATTTATGAAGAGATTATCAACAAGCTTGCAGCCGCCGGAGCGCAATGGATACAGCTCGATGAGCCGATTGTTTCCACCGATCTTAGCGATCTCCAGCGCGACGCTTTGAAAGCAGCATACGATCGCCTCTCCAAGGCCAAAGGTTCCGCTAAGTTGCTCGTCACCACCTATTTCGGTGGTGTGAGAGATAATCTTGATAACTACCTCGCGTTGCCCGTTGATGCCTTGCACTTTGATTTCGTCAGGGGTTCGGAAGACATCGACGCTGTTTTGGCCACCTTCCCAGAGAACAAAATTCTCTCCGCCGGAATCGTCGAAGGTCGTAATATCTGGAAGAACAATTACGATGCTTCACTAGAAGTTTTGAAGAAGGCCAAGGCCGCTGTTGGTGCAGATCGGCTCTGGGTCGCACCGAGCTGCTCGCTGATGCATTCGCCCGTTACCCTGCAAAACGAACAAAAGCTTGATGACGAGCTAAAAAGCTGGCTAGCCTTTGCCGACGAGAAACTGACAGAAGTCAGTGAACTCCGGCAGCTTCTCGATCAAGTCGGCACTGTGGAGAAAGCTCTGGAAGCCAACCGTGCCGCCGCTGCTTCCCGGAAGTCCAGCAAGCGCATCCACAATGATGCCGTGCAAAAGCGCCTTGCTGCGGTTAAACCCAGCGATTTCGATCGCGCCTCGACCTTCGTCGAACGCCAACCCAAGCAACATGCCAAGCTGAATCTGCCGGAATTCCCGACCACAACCATCGGCTCATTCCCTCAAACAAAAGAAGTGCGTTATGCACGCGCTCAGTGGAAAAAAGGGAAGCTCAGTGATGCCGACTACGACCAGTTCCTGAAGGACGAAATCGCTAAATGCGTTGCTTTCCAGGATGAGATCGGAGTCGATATGCCCGTCCATGGCGAGTTTGAGCGCAATGACATGGTGGAATACTTTGGTGAAAATCTCGAAGGCTTTGCCTTTACCAGCACTGGCTGGGTACAAAGCTTTGGTACTCGCTACGTGAAGCCACCGATTATTTTTGGTGATGTCAACCGTCCCAACCCGATGACGGTCTACTGGTCTGAGTATGCTCAGTCGCTCACCGATCGCCCGATGAAGGGAATGCTCACCGGCCCGGTTACAATCCTTCAGTGGAGCTTCGTGCGCGACGACCAGCCGCGCTCTGTCACCACGCATCAGATCGCCCTAGCCATTCGCGATGAAGTGGTAGACCTCGAAGCCGCCGGAATTGCTGCCATCCAGATCGATGAACCGGCTTTCCGCGAAGGCTTGCCGTTACGCCACAGCGAGTGGGATAACTATCTCGACTGGGCGGTTAAGGCTTTTCACCTCAGTGCCTGTGGCGTGAAGGATGATACCCAGATCCACACTCACATGTGCTACTCCGAGTTCAACGACATCATCGACTCGATCGCCGCTATGGATGCCGATGTGATCACGATTGAGACCTCGCGCTCAAATATGGAGCTGCTCGATGCCTTCGTGGACTTCAAGTATCCTAATGAGATCGGTCCAGGTGTCTATGACATCCACTCGCCACGAGTACCCCCCACCAATGAGATGAGCAACCTCATGTCAAAAGCGGAAGCTGTGATCCCGCGTAAAAACCTCTGGGTCAACCCAGATTGTGGCCTCAAGACCCGTCAATGGTCGGAAGTGAAGCCTTCGCTCATCAACATGGTCGAGACTGCATCAAAACTTCGTGCTACGGCCTCCAAATAG
- the prfC gene encoding peptide chain release factor 3 gives MSTDLSTEIQNAVDGRRNFAIISHPDAGKTTLTEKLLLYGGAIHEAGAVKARASQRRATSDWMAMEQQRGISITSTVLQFEYQDCQINLLDTPGHQDFSEDTYRTLAAADNAVMLEDAAKGLEPQTRKLFEVCRMRKIPIFTFFNKMDRPTREPLELLDEIEQELGLKTYPVNWPIGTGDRFQGVYDRRTQEIHLFERNAHGKQAAKDTMIRLGDPRIEELLDQDLYYQLKEDLELLDGLGSEFDLDEIHAGELTPVFFGSAMTNFGVQLFLDAFLDYALKPGDRKSTQGLMSPEYPEFTGFVFKLQANMDPKHRDRVAFVRVCTGKFEKDMTVSHARTGKTVRLSRPQKLFAQDRGSVDVAYPGDVIGLNNPGVFAIGDTIYTGKKLEYEGIPCFSPELFAYLRNPNPSKFKQFHKGVTQLREEGAVQIMYSSDESKRDPILAAVGQLQFEVVQFRLLNEYGVETRTELLPYSVARWVLNGWEILDKIGRLFNTMTVKDNWDRPVLLFKNEWNFQQVQGDHQDLRLSAIAPLSSGMN, from the coding sequence ATGTCTACTGATCTATCTACAGAAATACAAAATGCGGTTGATGGCCGGCGTAATTTTGCAATTATTTCTCACCCTGATGCGGGTAAAACCACGTTAACGGAAAAATTACTCCTCTATGGAGGGGCAATTCATGAAGCGGGGGCGGTAAAGGCAAGGGCAAGTCAGCGCCGAGCAACTTCAGATTGGATGGCAATGGAGCAACAACGGGGAATTTCGATTACCTCAACGGTGTTGCAGTTTGAGTATCAGGACTGTCAGATTAATTTGTTGGATACTCCGGGACACCAGGATTTTAGTGAGGATACTTATCGCACGTTGGCGGCTGCGGATAATGCGGTGATGCTGGAGGATGCGGCGAAAGGCTTGGAGCCACAAACCCGCAAGTTGTTTGAAGTCTGTCGAATGCGAAAAATTCCAATTTTTACGTTTTTTAATAAGATGGATCGTCCCACCCGCGAACCTCTAGAATTGTTGGACGAAATTGAGCAGGAGTTGGGGTTAAAAACGTATCCGGTTAATTGGCCGATTGGTACGGGCGATCGCTTCCAAGGGGTGTACGATCGTCGTACTCAGGAAATCCATTTGTTTGAACGCAATGCCCATGGTAAACAAGCGGCAAAGGATACCATGATTCGCTTGGGCGATCCGCGCATTGAGGAGTTGTTAGACCAGGATTTGTATTATCAGCTTAAGGAAGATTTGGAATTGTTGGATGGATTGGGGTCAGAGTTTGACTTAGATGAAATCCATGCGGGAGAGCTGACCCCTGTGTTTTTTGGCAGCGCTATGACTAATTTTGGCGTTCAGTTGTTTTTAGATGCATTTTTAGATTATGCGCTCAAACCAGGCGATCGCAAGAGTACTCAGGGTTTGATGTCCCCAGAGTATCCAGAGTTTACGGGGTTTGTGTTTAAGTTACAGGCGAATATGGACCCGAAACATCGCGATCGCGTGGCATTTGTGCGCGTTTGTACGGGTAAGTTTGAAAAGGATATGACAGTCAGTCATGCTCGCACTGGGAAAACGGTACGCCTCTCGCGCCCGCAAAAGCTGTTTGCTCAAGACCGAGGATCGGTCGATGTGGCTTATCCCGGGGATGTGATTGGCTTGAATAATCCCGGCGTGTTCGCGATCGGAGATACGATTTATACAGGTAAAAAGTTGGAATATGAAGGCATTCCCTGTTTTTCGCCAGAATTATTTGCCTATTTGAGAAATCCCAATCCCTCCAAGTTTAAGCAATTCCATAAAGGGGTAACCCAATTGCGGGAAGAGGGAGCGGTACAGATTATGTATTCGAGTGATGAGTCCAAGCGCGACCCGATTTTAGCTGCTGTGGGACAGTTGCAATTTGAGGTGGTGCAATTTCGACTGCTGAATGAATATGGGGTGGAAACTCGGACGGAGTTATTACCTTATTCTGTCGCTAGATGGGTACTCAATGGCTGGGAAATTTTGGACAAGATTGGCCGCTTATTTAATACGATGACAGTCAAGGATAATTGGGATCGACCGGTGTTGCTGTTTAAGAATGAGTGGAATTTTCAGCAAGTGCAGGGAGATCATCAAGATCTGAGATTGAGTGCGATCGCGCCCTTATCCTCTGGAATGAATTAA
- a CDS encoding polyprenyl synthetase family protein, with protein MNQLSVDLKEILAEIRHYAIEIAQQEWQELGDAIDKFLPNPLNPFFLLPMVTGIGCHGKREELTRTAAVVTLLDISFRIMDDCADRDDPTSLDCQVGMGRAIHYAMAINAIATQELLNFAIAQPSSSDLIPYYFQSFLQVCQGQDRDLKTNVNSLQEYQDLIKLKTLPAYQFATVIGTCVAAADPQQLNAAAECGQHLGWMTQMLDDIESIWFPTVENQREIEKKTFPVLLGLSLDYPNAKRLEKMFHQKQYHRKTICTLLDEMDIRTRLIHSALNHRDEALKSLENLPNSEGKAILQIWIDWYLGQGERLLQPIEPDSVSP; from the coding sequence ATGAATCAACTTTCTGTGGATTTAAAGGAGATTTTGGCGGAAATTCGTCATTATGCTATAGAGATCGCGCAACAAGAGTGGCAGGAATTGGGGGATGCGATCGACAAATTTCTGCCCAACCCCCTTAACCCCTTTTTTCTGCTTCCTATGGTGACTGGGATAGGATGTCATGGGAAACGAGAGGAACTGACTCGCACTGCTGCTGTGGTGACGTTGTTGGATATCTCTTTTAGAATTATGGATGATTGCGCGGATCGCGACGATCCGACTTCTTTGGATTGTCAGGTGGGTATGGGTCGGGCAATTCATTATGCAATGGCAATCAATGCGATCGCCACCCAGGAATTATTGAATTTTGCGATCGCGCAACCCAGTTCCAGTGACTTAATCCCATATTATTTTCAATCATTCCTGCAAGTTTGCCAAGGACAAGATCGAGATTTAAAAACCAATGTCAACTCCTTGCAAGAGTATCAAGACCTGATTAAACTCAAAACCCTACCTGCTTATCAATTTGCCACCGTTATCGGTACTTGTGTAGCTGCTGCTGACCCCCAACAACTGAATGCTGCTGCTGAATGTGGTCAACATTTAGGATGGATGACCCAAATGTTAGATGATATTGAATCGATTTGGTTTCCCACTGTGGAAAATCAACGAGAAATCGAAAAAAAAACATTTCCAGTTCTTTTGGGTTTATCCCTCGATTATCCTAACGCAAAACGTTTAGAAAAGATGTTTCACCAAAAACAATACCACAGGAAGACAATCTGCACATTGCTGGATGAAATGGATATTCGGACTCGCTTAATTCATTCAGCACTAAATCATCGAGATGAAGCCCTTAAATCTCTTGAGAATTTACCCAATTCAGAAGGAAAAGCAATCTTACAAATTTGGATTGATTGGTATTTGGGTCAGGGAGAACGGTTATTGCAACCCATTGAACCCGATAGTGTTAGTCCATAG
- a CDS encoding eCIS core domain-containing protein, which yields MSRQHQPKTSAHKAKPQFAAPPVIQPKATKKRKPELPEWKPGGSGAVSPLQRLIDSKVAQAKLTIGQPNDQYEQQADAVAKDVVQRINSPVSDAPQETQENNLQMKSLLQRKESQEPPENKTGLPNRLKAGVETLSGISMDDVKVHYNSPEPAKLQAAAYTEGTDIHVAPKQEKHLAHEAWHVVQQKQARVKPSVQLKGIKANVDSKLEQEADVMGAKAARLSNVVSRLPDRNQVELSREKLGQPSPIQAQPVKQFKNGGSSSSGTESGPPKKREFDIDRDGQKFPSGYSKLIDKVEKDPKGAEMPSKTVECFNLEPVATEEVTTWFDLGTHFEKKDVPTVVYRPKSETVVYHTTKKEYVDSILSKGLDPSFGGKEGAVGTAGEANAPHYIYLGHNMSTAKQVAQNFFGGYDGKMTVLAVTITPDILFVRDPDMTSAVRTTAKLTNITEFADTYSFEGYMPLEKRIKEGRPFEWDPNDSRDALTLARLRKKQKKKDKKGM from the coding sequence ATGAGTCGCCAACATCAACCAAAGACTTCCGCTCACAAGGCAAAACCCCAGTTTGCTGCACCTCCTGTCATTCAGCCGAAAGCAACGAAGAAGAGGAAACCAGAACTTCCAGAGTGGAAACCCGGGGGGAGTGGTGCCGTAAGTCCTCTGCAACGGCTGATTGACAGCAAAGTTGCGCAAGCTAAGTTGACCATCGGTCAACCTAACGATCAGTATGAACAACAAGCAGATGCAGTAGCCAAAGATGTAGTACAGCGGATTAATTCGCCTGTTTCTGATGCACCCCAGGAAACACAGGAAAATAATTTGCAGATGAAATCCCTACTGCAACGCAAAGAAAGCCAAGAACCACCAGAAAATAAAACCGGATTACCCAATCGCTTGAAAGCTGGGGTAGAAACACTTTCTGGCATCTCTATGGATGATGTCAAAGTGCATTATAATTCCCCTGAACCTGCTAAATTACAGGCTGCTGCCTATACAGAAGGTACAGACATTCATGTAGCCCCAAAACAGGAAAAACACCTTGCTCACGAAGCCTGGCACGTTGTACAACAAAAGCAAGCGAGGGTCAAACCTTCTGTACAACTGAAAGGGATTAAAGCCAATGTAGATTCTAAGTTAGAGCAAGAAGCCGATGTCATGGGAGCAAAAGCGGCTCGTCTTTCCAATGTCGTTTCTCGTTTACCCGATCGTAATCAAGTAGAATTGAGTCGGGAAAAGCTAGGACAACCGTCACCGATCCAAGCTCAACCTGTGAAACAATTTAAAAATGGGGGTAGTAGCAGCAGTGGCACAGAAAGCGGACCACCAAAGAAAAGAGAATTTGATATAGACCGGGACGGGCAAAAATTTCCATCCGGTTACAGTAAATTGATCGATAAAGTGGAGAAAGACCCCAAAGGTGCAGAGATGCCCTCAAAGACTGTAGAATGCTTCAATCTCGAACCTGTTGCTACGGAAGAAGTGACCACTTGGTTTGACTTAGGGACACACTTCGAGAAAAAAGATGTACCGACTGTTGTCTATCGACCGAAATCAGAAACTGTCGTCTATCACACAACAAAAAAAGAGTATGTCGATTCTATTCTGTCTAAAGGTTTAGATCCAAGCTTTGGCGGTAAAGAGGGAGCGGTGGGAACAGCAGGAGAGGCCAATGCACCGCATTATATTTATTTAGGCCACAATATGTCGACCGCTAAACAGGTGGCTCAGAACTTTTTCGGGGGTTACGATGGAAAAATGACAGTTTTGGCAGTCACTATTACTCCAGATATTCTCTTTGTTCGAGATCCAGATATGACCAGTGCTGTCAGAACAACAGCTAAGTTAACGAATATAACAGAATTCGCTGATACTTATAGTTTTGAAGGATATATGCCTCTAGAGAAAAGAATTAAGGAGGGTCGTCCCTTTGAGTGGGATCCAAATGATTCACGGGACGCACTAACACTGGCAAGACTTCGAAAGAAACAGAAAAAGAAAGATAAAAAAGGAATGTAA
- the ppk2 gene encoding polyphosphate kinase 2, which produces MGKKKKASGQKPCKLSKKKYESELTQLHAELVKLQYWVQAKGLRIIVVFEGRDAAGKGGIIKRIVDRVSPRVFRIVALPTPSEREKTQLYLQRYIQHFPAAGEVVIFDRSWYNRAGVERVMGFCTDKEYQRFLHYTPTFEQMIVDAGIQLIKYWLDTSRAEQERRFQDRIDDPRKIWKLSTMDVESYRRWYDYSQARDKMLRATDTDFAPWYIVPADDKKRARLNCISHFLSLIPYEELPIKPVKLGKRDLSHQYDDHLSLKGRRFIPQNF; this is translated from the coding sequence ATGGGAAAAAAGAAGAAAGCGAGTGGACAAAAACCGTGTAAACTCTCCAAGAAAAAATATGAATCTGAATTAACTCAGCTTCATGCTGAATTGGTCAAGTTGCAATATTGGGTACAAGCCAAAGGGCTAAGGATTATTGTTGTCTTTGAAGGTCGAGATGCAGCCGGAAAAGGCGGTATTATTAAGCGCATAGTCGATCGCGTCAGTCCTAGGGTATTTCGCATCGTTGCCTTACCCACTCCTTCAGAACGGGAAAAAACCCAATTATATCTACAGCGTTATATTCAACATTTTCCCGCAGCCGGAGAAGTCGTCATTTTTGATCGCAGTTGGTACAATCGCGCTGGAGTTGAACGAGTGATGGGGTTTTGCACCGATAAGGAATATCAGCGTTTCTTGCACTATACCCCAACGTTTGAACAGATGATTGTCGATGCCGGAATTCAACTGATCAAGTATTGGTTGGATACAAGCAGGGCAGAACAAGAGCGTCGATTTCAAGACCGAATTGACGATCCGCGTAAAATCTGGAAATTAAGCACCATGGATGTAGAATCCTATCGACGCTGGTATGATTATTCCCAGGCTAGGGATAAAATGTTAAGGGCAACAGATACCGATTTTGCTCCTTGGTATATTGTGCCGGCTGATGACAAGAAACGGGCCCGCCTCAATTGTATTTCCCATTTCCTCAGTTTGATTCCCTATGAAGAGTTGCCGATTAAACCGGTGAAACTGGGCAAGCGAGATCTGAGCCATCAATATGACGATCATTTATCCTTGAAGGGTAGAAGGTTTATTCCTCAAAACTTCTAG
- the mazE gene encoding type II toxin-antitoxin system MazE family antitoxin translates to MSKKVSITLDDEILEFVDRLASNRSSFINDILWQEKRRIFMKELEDAYKDQANDPELQQEISVWDVTVGDGLNA, encoded by the coding sequence ATGAGTAAGAAAGTCAGCATAACCTTGGATGACGAAATTCTAGAGTTTGTAGATCGGTTAGCAAGCAATCGTAGCAGTTTCATAAATGATATTCTCTGGCAAGAAAAGAGGAGGATTTTTATGAAGGAGCTAGAAGATGCTTACAAAGATCAGGCTAATGACCCAGAGTTGCAACAAGAAATTTCCGTATGGGATGTTACAGTGGGCGATGGTTTAAATGCCTAA
- the msrA gene encoding peptide-methionine (S)-S-oxide reductase MsrA: MFLFGLGKKTTLPTPEEALPGRKTPMPVPDTHFVNGNPLQPPYPEGLEMAVFGLGCFWGAERCFWKQPGVFSTAVGYAGGYTPNPNYHEVCTGKTGHNEVVLVVFDPQQISYESLLKVFWESHDPTQGMRQGNDVGTQYRSGIYVYSEAQKERAEKSRQVYQEALKKAGYDEITTEILDAPEFYYAEDYHQQYLAKNPGGYCGLGGTKVSCPGVTMGEGIGN, translated from the coding sequence ATGTTTCTATTTGGATTAGGCAAGAAAACCACCCTCCCCACTCCTGAAGAAGCCTTACCAGGGCGTAAAACCCCCATGCCTGTACCTGACACACACTTTGTTAACGGTAACCCCCTTCAACCTCCCTACCCAGAGGGATTAGAAATGGCGGTGTTTGGCCTAGGCTGTTTTTGGGGAGCAGAACGCTGTTTCTGGAAACAACCAGGAGTCTTTAGCACTGCTGTGGGTTATGCAGGTGGATATACCCCCAATCCCAACTACCATGAAGTGTGTACGGGTAAAACGGGTCATAACGAAGTCGTGCTAGTGGTTTTTGACCCTCAGCAAATTAGTTATGAAAGTCTCCTCAAAGTCTTCTGGGAAAGCCATGATCCTACCCAAGGAATGCGCCAAGGGAATGACGTGGGAACCCAATACCGTTCTGGGATTTATGTCTATTCTGAAGCTCAGAAAGAACGGGCTGAAAAATCCCGCCAAGTCTACCAAGAGGCGCTTAAGAAAGCTGGATATGACGAAATTACGACGGAAATTCTTGACGCGCCTGAGTTTTATTATGCTGAAGACTATCACCAACAGTATCTAGCCAAAAATCCTGGTGGCTATTGTGGGTTAGGAGGAACGAAGGTTTCTTGTCCAGGGGTAACGATGGGTGAGGGAATAGGGAATTAG
- the sipA gene encoding regulatory protein SipA — protein sequence MSESKTFQVGDRVRVVALPPYVKTAEPMPMLRPPDVIQLGEEGTILDCRPGGYWGVRFTGGAFLMDSQYIEVVS from the coding sequence ATGAGTGAATCAAAAACCTTTCAAGTTGGCGATCGCGTGCGCGTGGTTGCCCTTCCGCCCTACGTCAAAACTGCCGAACCCATGCCCATGCTTCGCCCTCCCGATGTCATTCAACTCGGTGAAGAAGGCACAATTCTCGACTGTCGTCCCGGAGGCTATTGGGGCGTTCGCTTTACTGGGGGCGCATTTCTGATGGATAGCCAATACATCGAAGTCGTCTCCTGA